In Haloarcula salinisoli, one genomic interval encodes:
- a CDS encoding DoxX family protein — MNYQTAPLTDTVEFELDGPWTAYWLAFLRFVTGWWFFHAGVTKLIEDGLAFTYGPMYMKGMTGTALGPIPVWMGENLAWLIEPGVPLFETLIGLALIVGALTRLAAVGGVIFMTLFWLGNAEFGNGLVNGDLMGLLLFATVLVVGAGRYYGLDGILEQTAFVKAHPKLRYIMG; from the coding sequence ATGAACTACCAAACTGCTCCCCTGACCGACACCGTCGAATTCGAACTGGACGGACCGTGGACCGCCTACTGGCTGGCGTTCCTCCGGTTCGTGACCGGCTGGTGGTTCTTCCACGCCGGCGTGACCAAACTCATCGAGGACGGGCTGGCCTTCACGTACGGGCCGATGTACATGAAGGGGATGACCGGGACGGCACTGGGCCCCATCCCGGTCTGGATGGGCGAGAACCTGGCCTGGCTCATAGAGCCCGGCGTCCCCCTCTTCGAGACGCTCATCGGGCTGGCGCTGATAGTCGGCGCCCTGACCCGGCTGGCCGCTGTGGGCGGGGTCATCTTCATGACCCTGTTCTGGCTCGGCAACGCCGAGTTCGGCAACGGCCTGGTCAACGGTGACCTGATGGGCCTGCTGCTGTTCGCGACGGTGCTGGTCGTCGGCGCCGGCCGGTACTACGGCCTCGACGGCATCCTCGAACAGACGGCGTTCGTGAAAGCGCACCCGAAACTCCGGTACATCATGGGGTGA
- a CDS encoding extracellular catalytic domain type 1 short-chain-length polyhydroxyalkanoate depolymerase has product MRTESTTELPGEHDGTPAVEPLVSALPEEHSVHRTTAGEELEYKTFVPTGYDESEAVPLVVMLHGCLQTPADFARGTRMNEIAERETFIVVYPAQSRRRNFQLCWTWFEDDDTSRGEGEAAILADLTEQLTTEFAIDDERVFVAGLSAGASMASNLVVAYPDTFAAAGIHSGLGYDAAESVDEATAVMDDPSQYDPQAKGTAAHEAMGDLSRVVPTIVVHGSADRIVDPEHGSHAAEQATQMNDLADNGTDDDSIEYVPDRLVRGTSEGGALSRQFTRAEFHDGHERPVVVEYVVEGMGHAWSGGNPGGSFVDAFGPNASELFWAFFASHGTARRPVADATSVVTDVGESIPFYGRGSYDPDGSVVRYEWEFGDGETATGHTVSHAYGEPGEYTVTLTVHDDSGATATDTRTVHIEGQS; this is encoded by the coding sequence ATGAGAACCGAGTCAACGACAGAACTGCCCGGAGAGCACGACGGTACGCCCGCCGTCGAACCGCTCGTCAGCGCCCTGCCCGAAGAACACAGCGTCCATCGGACGACGGCCGGCGAGGAACTGGAGTACAAGACGTTCGTGCCGACGGGCTACGACGAGAGCGAAGCGGTGCCACTCGTCGTGATGCTACACGGCTGCCTCCAGACGCCGGCGGACTTCGCCAGGGGAACACGGATGAACGAGATAGCCGAACGCGAGACGTTCATCGTCGTCTATCCGGCCCAGTCGCGGCGTCGGAACTTCCAGCTGTGCTGGACCTGGTTCGAGGACGACGACACGTCCCGCGGCGAAGGCGAGGCCGCCATCCTCGCCGACCTCACCGAGCAGCTCACGACGGAGTTCGCCATCGACGACGAGCGCGTCTTCGTCGCCGGGCTCTCGGCCGGAGCGTCGATGGCGTCGAACCTGGTCGTGGCCTACCCCGACACGTTCGCGGCCGCGGGTATCCACTCGGGGCTGGGGTACGACGCCGCGGAGTCCGTCGACGAGGCGACCGCGGTGATGGACGACCCGTCACAGTACGACCCGCAGGCGAAGGGGACCGCGGCACACGAGGCCATGGGCGACCTGTCACGCGTCGTTCCGACCATCGTCGTCCACGGCTCCGCCGACCGAATCGTGGACCCCGAACACGGCAGCCACGCCGCCGAACAGGCGACCCAGATGAACGACCTTGCGGACAACGGCACCGACGACGACAGCATCGAGTACGTTCCGGACCGTCTCGTCCGCGGGACGTCCGAGGGCGGCGCGTTGAGCCGCCAGTTCACCCGCGCAGAGTTCCACGACGGCCACGAACGGCCGGTCGTCGTCGAATACGTCGTCGAGGGGATGGGCCACGCCTGGTCGGGCGGGAACCCGGGCGGCTCGTTCGTGGACGCGTTCGGCCCGAACGCGAGCGAACTCTTCTGGGCCTTCTTCGCCAGTCACGGAACGGCCCGTCGGCCGGTCGCCGACGCGACGAGCGTCGTCACTGACGTGGGCGAGTCCATCCCGTTCTACGGGCGCGGGTCCTACGACCCCGACGGGAGCGTCGTCCGTTACGAGTGGGAGTTCGGCGACGGCGAGACGGCCACCGGCCACACGGTGTCACACGCCTACGGGGAACCGGGCGAGTACACCGTCACGCTGACTGTCCACGACGACAGCGGCGCGACCGCGACGGATACCCGGACCGTCCACATCGAGGGCCAGTCGTGA
- a CDS encoding redoxin domain-containing protein — MLDAGDPAPDFDLDGTDGERTGAYRLSAAAQRAPVLVAFYTADFEPRCRAFLEALRDTDWADLTDAIAVLGVAPGTIDDHRQFATDLELPFPLLVDHPGVDGQFGVQRPDGSTRRAAFLVDRRCRVTFSWADPEPGSETAVAPDIAPIRSAVAGLRESGKE, encoded by the coding sequence ATGCTCGACGCCGGCGACCCTGCACCCGATTTCGACCTGGACGGCACTGACGGCGAGCGGACTGGGGCCTACCGCCTCTCTGCGGCGGCCCAGCGGGCGCCCGTGCTCGTCGCGTTCTACACGGCGGATTTCGAGCCCCGATGCCGGGCGTTTCTCGAAGCGCTCCGGGACACGGACTGGGCCGACCTGACCGACGCCATCGCCGTCTTGGGCGTCGCGCCCGGCACGATAGACGACCATCGGCAGTTCGCCACAGACCTCGAGTTGCCGTTCCCGCTGCTGGTCGACCACCCCGGCGTCGACGGGCAGTTCGGCGTCCAGCGACCCGACGGCTCGACGCGACGGGCTGCTTTCCTCGTCGACCGGCGCTGCCGGGTGACGTTCTCGTGGGCCGACCCCGAGCCCGGCAGTGAGACTGCCGTCGCGCCCGACATCGCTCCTATCCGGTCGGCGGTCGCGGGGCTCAGAGAGAGTGGAAAGGAGTAA
- a CDS encoding class I SAM-dependent methyltransferase, with protein MEDRSRAGVRRTYERIGTHFSKTREYAWPEVESFVDEADACETALDIGCGNGRHAALLADVADRVVGLDASRSLLDAATERVGSRVSLLLGDASRLPLADDCVDLAVYVATLHHLPSAADRRASLDELARVLGPEGRALVSVWSTAHDRFDAPEDAETGFDTTVDWTLPGGETVPRFYHIYAPAEFERELDDSGLETVSFEISSGNCYAVVVAET; from the coding sequence ATGGAGGACCGTTCACGGGCCGGCGTCCGTCGCACCTACGAGCGCATCGGCACCCACTTCTCGAAGACCCGAGAGTACGCTTGGCCCGAGGTCGAGTCGTTCGTCGACGAGGCCGACGCCTGTGAGACAGCACTCGATATCGGCTGTGGCAACGGCCGCCACGCCGCCTTGCTCGCCGACGTGGCCGACCGCGTCGTCGGGCTGGACGCCAGCCGCTCACTGCTCGACGCTGCCACAGAACGTGTCGGGAGCCGTGTGTCGCTGCTGCTCGGCGACGCTTCTCGCCTGCCGTTGGCCGACGATTGTGTCGACCTGGCGGTCTACGTCGCCACGCTGCATCACCTCCCCTCGGCCGCCGATCGGCGCGCGAGCCTGGACGAACTCGCCCGCGTGCTCGGGCCCGAGGGCCGCGCTCTCGTCAGTGTCTGGAGCACGGCCCACGACCGCTTCGACGCGCCCGAAGACGCCGAGACGGGCTTTGACACCACCGTCGACTGGACACTGCCCGGCGGCGAGACGGTGCCGCGGTTCTACCACATCTACGCCCCGGCCGAGTTCGAGCGGGAACTGGACGACAGCGGGCTCGAAACAGTGTCGTTCGAGATATCCAGCGGGAACTGCTACGCCGTGGTCGTGGCGGAGACCTGA
- a CDS encoding DUF2178 domain-containing protein encodes MTTTDTSTTDWLSRRQTYRRLMFGSILVGVAVALVLRNLGYPVVGEAVYWLGILAFFAIWKGTDIQLVDERDWELERRASLTAFQIIGAVAVVGFSAARLLTWLTDYTFAPMVQAMLQGAFYGLVGFVVAFGVSYLYHRSRL; translated from the coding sequence ATGACAACCACTGACACTTCCACGACTGACTGGCTCTCCAGGCGGCAGACGTACAGACGGCTGATGTTCGGGTCGATACTCGTCGGCGTCGCGGTGGCGCTCGTCCTCCGAAACCTCGGCTACCCGGTAGTCGGCGAAGCGGTCTACTGGCTCGGTATACTGGCATTTTTCGCCATCTGGAAAGGGACAGATATCCAGCTGGTCGACGAGCGTGACTGGGAACTCGAGCGGCGGGCGAGTCTGACGGCGTTCCAGATAATCGGTGCCGTGGCCGTGGTGGGTTTCTCAGCCGCCCGCCTGCTGACCTGGCTCACCGACTACACGTTCGCCCCGATGGTTCAGGCGATGCTCCAGGGGGCATTCTATGGCCTCGTCGGATTCGTCGTCGCCTTCGGCGTCTCCTACCTCTATCACCGCTCCCGTCTATGA
- a CDS encoding RIO1 family regulatory kinase/ATPase, which yields MAFRRLLRGTVPWSQLVGVARAVLDRYGEPAGRVRFLEADNWLSTPMVVDDRWFVKVITPQNSLVHALLTTGRNIGAFSSGTAGFFEHFGTPYEMAEHELAATERMRELGVNAPEPIEAFEYDGLGVIVLEYLEEFRTLDELPSKTVASHAETVFQFLHRMHDAGLAHGDFRSENVLVADDRLYFIDATSVREGAIADARAYDVACALGALEPLVGAHAAVSAAREYYTTEELLAAEEFLDFVNIRPDHDFEATVLRGAIERSAD from the coding sequence GTGGCGTTCCGACGGCTCCTCCGAGGCACAGTCCCGTGGTCGCAACTGGTTGGGGTAGCCCGGGCCGTCCTCGACCGGTACGGCGAGCCCGCCGGCCGCGTTCGCTTTCTGGAGGCCGACAACTGGCTCTCGACGCCGATGGTCGTCGACGACCGCTGGTTCGTGAAGGTCATCACTCCACAGAACTCGCTGGTCCACGCGCTCCTCACTACGGGCCGCAACATCGGCGCCTTCTCCTCGGGAACGGCCGGCTTCTTCGAACACTTCGGGACGCCCTACGAGATGGCCGAACACGAGCTCGCGGCGACCGAGCGGATGCGCGAGCTCGGCGTGAACGCCCCCGAACCCATCGAGGCGTTCGAATACGATGGGCTGGGCGTCATCGTCCTCGAGTATCTCGAGGAGTTCCGGACGCTGGACGAACTCCCGTCGAAGACCGTCGCATCCCACGCCGAAACCGTCTTCCAGTTCCTCCACCGGATGCACGATGCCGGCCTGGCCCACGGCGACTTCCGCTCCGAGAACGTTCTGGTGGCCGACGACCGGCTCTACTTCATCGACGCGACCAGCGTCCGCGAGGGGGCTATCGCCGACGCCAGAGCCTACGACGTGGCCTGTGCACTCGGCGCGCTGGAGCCCCTCGTCGGCGCCCACGCCGCCGTGAGCGCGGCCAGAGAGTACTACACGACCGAGGAGCTCCTGGCCGCCGAGGAGTTCCTCGACTTCGTGAACATCCGCCCGGACCACGACTTCGAGGCGACGGTACTCCGGGGCGCTATCGAGCGGTCGGCCGATTAG
- a CDS encoding FAD-dependent oxidoreductase produces MTDVVVVGGGPAGLSAALFTEKNGLDTVVYDTDETWMHKAHLFNYLGIDSMDGSEYMEVSREQVEEFGVDITESEVTDIEQGGDGFVVTTAEGDTEATYLVLATGADRSLAETLGCDFDGDLVDVNLSMETSVEDAYATGAMVRDQEWQAIISAGDGGAAALDILSKEEGEHFHDFDTPADAA; encoded by the coding sequence ATGACAGACGTAGTCGTGGTCGGCGGCGGTCCCGCCGGCCTCAGCGCGGCACTGTTCACAGAGAAGAACGGCCTCGACACGGTCGTCTACGACACCGACGAGACGTGGATGCACAAGGCCCACCTGTTCAACTACCTCGGCATCGACTCGATGGACGGGTCGGAGTACATGGAGGTCTCCCGCGAACAGGTCGAGGAATTCGGTGTCGACATCACGGAGAGCGAGGTCACGGATATCGAGCAGGGTGGTGACGGCTTCGTCGTTACCACCGCCGAGGGCGACACCGAGGCGACCTATCTGGTGTTGGCGACCGGCGCCGACCGCTCGCTGGCGGAGACGCTTGGCTGTGACTTCGACGGCGACCTCGTCGACGTGAACCTCTCGATGGAGACCAGCGTCGAGGACGCATACGCCACTGGTGCGATGGTACGGGACCAGGAGTGGCAGGCCATCATCTCCGCCGGCGACGGCGGGGCCGCGGCGCTCGATATCCTCTCGAAGGAGGAAGGCGAGCACTTCCACGACTTCGACACGCCGGCCGACGCGGCGTAG
- a CDS encoding universal stress protein — protein sequence MTILVAVADDETSERVIETAVRLGAALSTRLYVVHLVDDADADRTAEKMRDALKDRLADEPVEARVALEYVGRHSRRPGARIAHELLEIAEDVDITHIVMGHEPKGLRGRIRSGDAAVAVLNETTVPVTVVPRLEE from the coding sequence ATGACCATCCTGGTCGCAGTCGCCGACGACGAGACCTCGGAGCGCGTCATCGAGACGGCCGTACGGCTGGGCGCGGCGCTTTCCACGCGCCTGTACGTCGTCCATCTGGTCGACGACGCCGACGCGGACCGGACGGCCGAAAAGATGCGTGACGCGCTGAAAGACCGACTCGCCGACGAGCCCGTCGAGGCGCGGGTCGCACTGGAGTACGTAGGCCGTCACAGCCGGCGACCCGGCGCTCGCATCGCACACGAGCTGCTCGAAATCGCCGAAGACGTAGACATCACCCACATCGTGATGGGCCACGAGCCGAAGGGGCTGCGCGGCCGCATCAGGAGCGGTGACGCCGCCGTCGCCGTGCTCAACGAGACGACGGTGCCGGTCACCGTCGTCCCACGGCTCGAGGAGTAG
- a CDS encoding helix-turn-helix transcriptional regulator, translating to MKNELDTYRSRDGLSQGELAEAVGVSRQTINAIERERYDPSLELAFKLAAQFDCTVEELFDPAIDGSA from the coding sequence ATGAAAAACGAACTCGACACGTACCGCAGCCGTGACGGGCTGAGCCAGGGCGAGCTCGCCGAGGCCGTCGGCGTCAGCCGCCAGACCATCAACGCCATCGAGCGCGAGCGCTACGACCCCTCGCTGGAACTCGCCTTCAAACTCGCGGCGCAGTTCGACTGCACGGTCGAGGAGCTGTTCGACCCGGCCATCGACGGCTCCGCGTAG
- a CDS encoding acyl-CoA dehydrogenase family protein yields the protein MEFSLPAEHRHVRTAVREFAEDEIAPIAQDIEDEGRFPAEIFERLGELDVMGVPVDERWGGLGGDTLMYAVVCEELGRVSGAVGLSYAAHTSLGSKPIETFGTDAQRERWLEPLVTGEHLGAWALTEPGSGSDASDMDTTATRDGDEYVIDGIKQFITNASVAGSVLVKAVTDPDAGYDGISTFIVSPEDDGWTVTTEWDKMGLNASPTCELQFDECRVPADRLLGEEGDGWTQTKQTLDGGRISIAALSVGLAQGAFEAAKSYATEREQFDRPISKIDAVRDKLVEMDRKIERSRLLTQKAATMYDDGADVTRIASLAKLDASETAREVGEAAVQVLGGYGYLTDYAPQRFYRDAKLMEIGEGTSEIQRLVLGRELGL from the coding sequence ATGGAGTTTTCGCTCCCGGCCGAACACCGGCACGTCCGGACGGCCGTACGGGAGTTCGCCGAGGACGAAATCGCCCCCATCGCTCAGGACATCGAGGACGAGGGACGCTTCCCGGCCGAGATATTCGAGCGGCTCGGCGAACTCGACGTGATGGGCGTCCCCGTCGACGAGCGCTGGGGCGGGCTGGGCGGCGATACGCTCATGTACGCCGTCGTCTGTGAAGAACTGGGTCGGGTCTCCGGAGCAGTCGGACTCTCCTACGCAGCGCACACCTCGCTGGGAAGCAAGCCAATCGAAACGTTCGGCACGGACGCCCAACGAGAGCGCTGGCTGGAACCACTTGTGACCGGCGAGCACCTGGGCGCGTGGGCGCTAACAGAACCCGGTAGCGGGAGCGACGCCAGCGACATGGACACGACCGCCACTCGCGACGGCGACGAGTACGTCATCGACGGCATCAAGCAGTTCATCACGAACGCGTCGGTCGCCGGGAGCGTGCTCGTGAAGGCCGTCACCGACCCCGATGCCGGCTACGACGGCATCTCGACGTTCATCGTCTCGCCCGAGGACGACGGCTGGACGGTGACGACAGAGTGGGATAAGATGGGGCTGAACGCCTCACCGACGTGTGAACTGCAGTTCGACGAGTGCCGGGTGCCGGCCGACCGGTTGCTGGGCGAGGAAGGCGACGGCTGGACACAGACGAAACAGACACTCGACGGCGGGCGCATCTCCATCGCGGCGCTGTCGGTGGGACTGGCACAGGGAGCCTTCGAGGCGGCGAAGTCATACGCCACCGAGCGCGAGCAGTTCGACCGGCCCATCTCGAAAATTGATGCAGTCCGGGACAAGCTAGTCGAGATGGACCGCAAGATAGAGCGCTCACGCTTGCTGACCCAGAAGGCGGCGACGATGTACGACGACGGCGCCGACGTGACGCGAATCGCTTCCCTCGCCAAGCTCGACGCAAGCGAGACGGCCCGCGAGGTCGGCGAGGCGGCCGTGCAGGTCCTCGGTGGCTATGGCTACCTCACCGACTACGCCCCACAGCGGTTCTACCGCGACGCGAAGCTGATGGAAATCGGCGAGGGGACCAGCGAGATTCAGCGGCTGGTACTGGGCCGGGAACTGGGGCTGTAG
- a CDS encoding M36 family metallopeptidase: MILRELDQRKQREVTETETREQRLQERATAVSDDSLPEDHRIEIDRFDSTSGTAAEVTSSDAPSADGDYVDRAVAHIKQISPALGLVDEPDQQPVEYLADSGYQRTTSNGVAVKLQPAYRGRKIFEANQTVQFAPDGRIQKVVNRGVPLPKLDDSEPTIRAEEAVMQAAEYAATQQPETEEMTDQFGEPLEQVPIDLEGFEPTVLATFPDIHERPTVLAAGPFGAPFKARQIWFPLSPEDVRLAWDIELTMPDGFQRYLVMVDAADGSVLYVRPLTQHTAARGNVCPEDGSDQREMRPFPQSADAYPVGATDGSDELTFPEWVDDDATEGINAVVRPQRNPEWVFGALGSPYEGEFDGDTVVFDPVAERGEEQGLLNAFYFTNVMHDVFYLLGFQEDDGNFQRRNFDRGGNPSDAVDVRYVPGAVQGVATMGTPVDGQQPRMNLGLVRRTGRHTALDSSVVYHEYAHGVTNRLVGGPMNSRALLEPQSRGQGEGWSDYVACSINDSVVVGDWVVDDPSGIRRHPYDESFPDGFDDLGTEPYTGPHAIGTVWCAALMKLNREIGVADAMQLVVDALKLTPSNPSMLDSRDAILSEVANKRQSGQYDQKRADAVEVAVWRSFATYGMGPDATCLGPSLEGIEADYSVEPGRQPTPEAEPAESETATDEPTGGPVATGANVPQNVVGMTPTPSGGGFYLVDSDGTVYAFGDAQFHGSLDEQVDSPVVDIEATTSGEGYWLVLGDGGVRAFGDAPDFEAPTPAGVSD; this comes from the coding sequence ATGATACTCAGAGAACTCGACCAGCGAAAGCAACGGGAAGTAACCGAGACCGAGACACGCGAACAGCGACTCCAGGAGCGAGCAACGGCGGTGTCCGACGACAGCCTCCCGGAGGACCACCGGATAGAGATAGACCGGTTCGACAGTACCAGCGGAACCGCGGCCGAGGTCACGTCGAGCGACGCCCCCTCGGCGGACGGCGACTACGTCGACCGGGCCGTGGCCCACATCAAGCAGATTAGCCCGGCACTAGGGCTCGTCGACGAGCCCGACCAGCAGCCGGTGGAGTACCTCGCCGACTCGGGGTACCAGCGGACCACGTCAAACGGCGTCGCGGTCAAACTCCAGCCCGCGTACAGGGGCCGCAAGATATTCGAGGCGAACCAGACGGTGCAGTTCGCCCCCGACGGCCGGATTCAGAAGGTGGTGAACCGGGGCGTCCCGCTCCCGAAGCTCGACGATAGCGAACCGACGATACGGGCCGAGGAGGCGGTCATGCAGGCCGCCGAGTACGCGGCCACGCAACAGCCAGAGACGGAGGAGATGACCGACCAGTTCGGCGAACCCCTGGAGCAGGTACCGATAGATCTCGAGGGGTTCGAACCGACGGTCCTCGCGACTTTTCCCGACATCCACGAGCGGCCGACCGTCCTCGCGGCCGGCCCTTTCGGGGCACCGTTCAAGGCCCGACAGATCTGGTTCCCGCTCTCGCCCGAGGACGTCCGTCTCGCGTGGGACATAGAGCTCACGATGCCCGACGGCTTCCAGCGGTACCTCGTCATGGTGGACGCCGCCGACGGGTCGGTACTGTACGTCAGACCGCTCACGCAACACACCGCGGCCCGGGGGAACGTCTGTCCGGAGGACGGCAGCGACCAGCGTGAGATGCGGCCGTTCCCACAGTCGGCCGACGCCTACCCGGTCGGCGCCACCGACGGGTCGGACGAGCTGACGTTCCCGGAGTGGGTCGATGACGACGCCACCGAAGGAATCAACGCGGTCGTACGCCCCCAGCGCAACCCGGAGTGGGTCTTCGGCGCGCTGGGCAGCCCCTACGAAGGGGAGTTCGACGGCGACACCGTCGTCTTCGACCCGGTCGCCGAGCGCGGCGAGGAACAGGGGCTGCTCAACGCCTTCTACTTCACGAACGTGATGCACGACGTGTTCTACCTGCTGGGGTTCCAGGAGGACGACGGCAACTTCCAGCGGCGGAACTTCGACCGCGGCGGCAACCCCTCCGACGCCGTCGACGTCCGGTACGTCCCGGGGGCGGTCCAGGGTGTCGCGACGATGGGGACACCGGTGGACGGACAGCAGCCACGGATGAACCTCGGGCTCGTCCGACGCACTGGTCGCCACACTGCGCTGGATTCCAGCGTCGTCTACCACGAGTACGCTCACGGCGTCACGAACAGGCTGGTCGGGGGGCCGATGAATTCCCGAGCCCTCCTGGAACCCCAGAGCCGCGGCCAGGGCGAGGGGTGGAGCGACTACGTGGCCTGCTCGATAAACGACAGCGTCGTCGTCGGAGACTGGGTCGTCGACGACCCGAGCGGTATCCGTCGACACCCCTACGACGAGTCGTTCCCCGACGGGTTCGACGACCTTGGAACGGAGCCCTACACCGGCCCACACGCCATCGGCACCGTCTGGTGTGCGGCGCTGATGAAGCTGAACCGCGAAATCGGGGTCGCGGACGCCATGCAACTCGTCGTGGACGCGCTGAAGCTCACCCCGTCGAACCCGAGCATGCTCGACTCACGGGACGCCATCCTCTCGGAGGTGGCGAACAAGCGCCAGAGCGGGCAGTACGACCAAAAACGGGCCGACGCTGTCGAGGTCGCCGTCTGGCGGTCCTTCGCTACCTACGGGATGGGTCCCGATGCCACCTGCCTCGGCCCGTCGCTCGAAGGTATCGAGGCCGACTACTCGGTAGAGCCGGGGCGACAGCCGACCCCCGAGGCCGAACCGGCCGAAAGCGAGACGGCCACGGACGAGCCCACCGGCGGGCCCGTCGCGACCGGCGCGAACGTACCACAGAACGTCGTCGGGATGACACCGACACCGTCTGGCGGCGGCTTCTACCTGGTCGACAGCGACGGCACGGTGTACGCCTTCGGTGACGCCCAGTTCCACGGCTCGCTCGACGAACAGGTCGACAGTCCGGTCGTCGATATCGAGGCCACCACCAGCGGCGAGGGGTACTGGCTCGTCCTCGGCGACGGGGGAGTCCGGGCCTTCGGGGACGCACCTGACTTCGAGGCGCCGACGCCGGCCGGGGTGAGCGACTGA
- a CDS encoding RtcB family protein: protein MPIELEGAHTTARVMVDEESLVEEGCMEQIQTLIDHPAFTEPVRIMPDTHWGAGAPIGFTMPLADRVVPNIVGVDVGCGMAVTNLGDELPLEDAERERRVREAVPMGRSVHDYGDAPHLVSEFPFERANRVFDQFDEAFAERFGEHIDPIEFDFDGYDADYFEALCDRVLADQRQGVDHVIKSAGTLGGGNHFVEFATGRESGDYWLVVHSGSRYLGMSIAQYWQSTATDRRAIGDIRAEIPDEYTEYLKFDPDTVESRDLYTWVTGGMGESYIDKERLRRELSGSDIEDAFDTLGQLQEAVRDDLGEDDRNTDLDWLEGREAHGYYVDMLFAQQYARWNRELMSEAICEALGVEPGERWQSVHNYIDFRDMTIRKGATPAREGQQLIVPFNMAEGSVIARGKGNDEWHQTAPHGAGRVMSRRRAHDVVEMDHFAAAMAGVYSESVVEGVRDEAPMAYKDADRIAAALEPTAERIEWLDPVHNLKSTD from the coding sequence ATGCCTATCGAGCTGGAGGGTGCCCACACCACGGCACGCGTGATGGTCGACGAGGAGTCGCTGGTGGAGGAGGGCTGTATGGAGCAGATACAGACCCTCATCGACCACCCCGCCTTCACCGAGCCGGTTCGTATCATGCCCGACACGCACTGGGGCGCGGGCGCGCCCATCGGCTTCACGATGCCACTGGCCGACCGCGTCGTCCCGAACATCGTCGGCGTGGACGTGGGCTGTGGGATGGCGGTGACGAACCTCGGTGACGAACTCCCGCTCGAAGACGCCGAACGGGAGCGACGAGTCCGCGAGGCCGTCCCGATGGGCCGGTCGGTCCACGACTACGGCGACGCCCCACATCTCGTCTCTGAGTTCCCCTTCGAGCGCGCGAACCGCGTCTTCGACCAGTTCGACGAGGCCTTCGCCGAGCGCTTCGGCGAACACATCGACCCCATCGAGTTCGATTTCGACGGCTACGACGCCGACTACTTCGAGGCGCTCTGTGACCGCGTCCTGGCCGACCAGCGCCAGGGTGTCGACCACGTTATCAAGAGCGCGGGGACGCTTGGCGGGGGCAACCACTTCGTGGAGTTCGCGACGGGACGCGAGTCGGGCGACTACTGGCTCGTCGTCCACAGCGGCTCCCGATACCTGGGGATGTCCATCGCCCAGTACTGGCAGTCGACGGCGACGGACCGCCGGGCCATCGGCGATATCCGGGCGGAGATTCCCGACGAGTACACCGAGTACCTGAAATTCGACCCCGACACCGTCGAGTCTCGGGACCTGTACACCTGGGTCACCGGCGGGATGGGCGAGTCCTACATCGACAAGGAGCGCCTGCGCCGGGAGCTTTCGGGCAGCGACATCGAGGACGCCTTCGACACGCTGGGCCAGCTCCAGGAGGCGGTCCGGGACGACCTCGGGGAGGACGACCGGAACACCGACCTCGACTGGCTGGAGGGGCGAGAGGCCCACGGCTACTATGTGGATATGCTGTTCGCCCAGCAGTACGCTCGCTGGAACCGCGAGCTGATGAGCGAGGCCATCTGTGAGGCGCTGGGCGTCGAGCCGGGCGAACGCTGGCAGAGTGTGCACAACTACATCGACTTCAGGGATATGACCATCCGGAAGGGCGCCACGCCGGCCCGCGAGGGCCAGCAGCTTATCGTCCCGTTCAACATGGCCGAAGGGTCGGTCATCGCTCGGGGGAAGGGCAACGACGAGTGGCACCAGACCGCGCCCCACGGCGCGGGGCGGGTAATGAGCCGTCGGCGGGCCCACGACGTGGTAGAGATGGACCACTTCGCCGCGGCGATGGCCGGCGTCTACTCCGAATCCGTCGTCGAGGGTGTCCGCGACGAGGCCCCGATGGCCTACAAGGACGCCGACCGCATCGCCGCGGCGCTCGAACCCACGGCCGAACGTATCGAGTGGCTCGACCCGGTCCACAATCTGAAATCGACAGACTGA